The Chitinivorax tropicus genome includes a region encoding these proteins:
- a CDS encoding phosphoglycerate kinase, which produces MHFRKLTDLDLANKKVLIRVDMNVPVKAGVIGDDTRIRASLPSIEHCLKAGASVILMTHLGRPTEGELTEEDTLKPVAARLSELLGKTVPVVADWQSQGLSLKAGEVAMLENVRCNVGEKKNKDELGQAYAKLCDVFVHDAFGTSHRAEASTYAVAKFAPVACAGILMAAELDALGRALAQPARPLVAIVAGSKVSTKLTILEALADKVDQLIVGGGIANTFLLAEGKQIGKSLAEPDLVDAARAVIAKLRARGGDVPLPTDVICATEFTETATATPKALAEVTADDMILDIGAQSAQQLADIVAQAGTVVWNGPVGVFEFDQFGQGTLTLAKAIASSKAFSIAGGGDTLAAIAKYGITEQISYISTGGGAFLEFLEGKTLPAVEILAQRANG; this is translated from the coding sequence ATGCATTTCCGTAAACTGACCGACCTCGACCTCGCCAATAAAAAAGTCCTGATCCGTGTGGACATGAATGTCCCTGTGAAAGCAGGCGTGATCGGTGATGACACCCGTATCCGTGCCTCCCTGCCATCGATCGAACATTGCCTGAAGGCAGGCGCCAGCGTGATTCTGATGACCCACCTGGGCCGACCGACCGAAGGCGAACTGACCGAAGAAGATACTCTGAAGCCTGTGGCAGCGCGCCTGTCGGAGCTATTGGGCAAGACCGTGCCGGTGGTGGCCGACTGGCAGAGCCAGGGGCTGTCGCTCAAAGCTGGTGAGGTGGCGATGTTGGAAAATGTCCGCTGCAATGTGGGCGAAAAGAAGAACAAAGATGAATTGGGCCAAGCCTACGCCAAGCTATGCGATGTATTCGTACACGACGCATTTGGCACCTCGCATCGTGCCGAGGCCTCTACTTACGCCGTGGCCAAATTCGCTCCCGTGGCGTGCGCTGGCATTTTGATGGCTGCCGAGCTGGATGCCCTGGGCCGCGCCTTGGCACAGCCCGCCCGCCCCCTGGTGGCGATTGTGGCAGGGTCGAAAGTCTCGACCAAGCTGACCATCCTCGAAGCGCTGGCTGACAAAGTCGATCAATTGATCGTAGGCGGCGGCATTGCCAATACCTTCTTGCTGGCCGAGGGCAAGCAAATCGGCAAATCGCTGGCCGAGCCCGATCTGGTCGATGCCGCGCGTGCTGTCATCGCCAAGCTGCGCGCCCGAGGTGGGGATGTACCGCTGCCCACCGATGTCATCTGCGCTACCGAATTCACCGAAACCGCCACCGCCACACCCAAGGCACTGGCGGAGGTGACCGCTGACGACATGATTCTGGACATTGGCGCCCAATCCGCCCAACAGCTGGCTGATATCGTCGCCCAAGCCGGTACTGTGGTGTGGAACGGCCCAGTGGGCGTGTTCGAATTCGATCAATTCGGCCAAGGCACCCTGACGCTGGCCAAGGCCATTGCCAGCAGCAAAGCCTTCTCGATTGCCGGTGGTGGCGATACCCTGGCGGCAATTGCCAAGTATGGCATTACCGAGCAGATCAGCTACATTTCAACTGGTGGCGGCGCCTTCCTAGAATTCCTCGAAGGCAAGACCCTGCCGGCAGTCGAGATTCTGGCACAACGCGCCAACGGATAA
- the tkt gene encoding transketolase — MATRKQLADAIRLLAVDAVQKANSGHPGMPMGMADIAESLWNHQLRHNPANPGWADRDRFVLSNGHGSMLLYALLHLTGYDLSIDDLKQFRQLHSKTPGHPEYGYAPGIETTTGPLGQGIANAVGMAIAEKVLAAEFNRPGFDIVNHHTYVFLGDGCMMEGISHEACSLAGTLGLNKLICFYDDNGISIDGEVEGWFTDDTPKRFESYGWKVIPNVDGHDFAALDAAIADAKQSDKPVLICCKTIIGQGSPNKAGTESCHGAPLGDAEIAATRANLGWEHEPFHVPHAVYQGWDAKARGAAQEARWNSLFSDYQQAHPELAKEFLRRMAGELPADWAAHAQSTIAAVDAKAETIATRKASQNAISAFAPKLPELLGGSADLAGSNLTLWSGAKGVAKENGGNYLYYGVREFGMAAIMNGLTLHGGVRPYGATFLMFSEYARNALRMAALMKINPIFVFTHDSIGLGEDGPTHQPVEQTATLRLIPNMDVWRPADAVESAVAWAMAIERNGGPSCLIFSRQNLPHVPRETSTLSNIRRGGYVLRESFKAQPDVVLIATGSEVELALKAQAELANQQIAARVVSMPSTFIFDQQDAEYRKAVLPVGTPRVAIEAGVTDYWRKYVGLEGGVVGIDTFGESAPAGALFKHFGLTVEHVVKTAQTVIGK, encoded by the coding sequence ATGGCGACTCGCAAGCAACTTGCCGATGCTATCCGACTCCTGGCAGTAGATGCCGTTCAGAAAGCCAATTCAGGCCACCCTGGCATGCCCATGGGCATGGCCGATATTGCAGAATCACTCTGGAACCACCAACTACGGCACAATCCAGCCAACCCTGGCTGGGCTGATCGCGACCGCTTCGTACTGTCGAACGGCCATGGCTCCATGTTGTTGTATGCACTGCTGCACTTGACTGGCTACGACTTGTCGATCGACGACCTCAAACAGTTCCGCCAATTGCACAGCAAGACCCCCGGCCACCCCGAATACGGCTATGCGCCAGGGATCGAAACCACCACCGGCCCATTGGGCCAGGGCATTGCCAACGCAGTCGGCATGGCCATTGCCGAAAAAGTGCTCGCGGCAGAGTTCAACCGACCAGGCTTCGACATCGTCAACCACCACACCTATGTCTTCCTGGGCGATGGCTGCATGATGGAAGGCATCTCACATGAAGCCTGCTCGCTGGCCGGCACCCTGGGGCTGAATAAACTGATCTGCTTCTACGACGACAACGGTATCTCAATTGACGGCGAAGTAGAAGGCTGGTTCACCGACGACACCCCGAAACGCTTTGAATCCTATGGCTGGAAGGTGATTCCCAATGTCGATGGCCACGATTTTGCAGCCTTGGACGCCGCTATTGCAGACGCCAAACAAAGTGACAAACCTGTTCTGATCTGCTGCAAAACGATCATTGGCCAGGGCTCACCCAATAAAGCCGGCACGGAATCCTGCCATGGCGCGCCCCTGGGCGATGCCGAAATTGCCGCCACCCGCGCCAACCTGGGGTGGGAGCATGAGCCATTCCACGTGCCGCACGCGGTCTACCAAGGCTGGGATGCCAAGGCCCGTGGCGCGGCACAAGAGGCTCGCTGGAACAGTCTGTTTTCCGATTACCAACAGGCTCACCCCGAGCTGGCCAAGGAATTCCTGCGCCGCATGGCGGGCGAGTTGCCAGCTGATTGGGCAGCTCATGCACAATCGACCATTGCAGCCGTGGATGCCAAGGCGGAAACCATCGCCACCCGCAAGGCATCACAAAATGCCATTTCTGCCTTTGCCCCCAAGCTGCCAGAGTTACTCGGTGGCTCTGCCGATTTGGCCGGCTCCAACCTGACGCTTTGGTCTGGTGCCAAAGGGGTGGCAAAAGAGAACGGTGGTAATTACCTGTACTACGGCGTGCGCGAATTTGGCATGGCTGCCATCATGAATGGCTTGACGCTGCATGGTGGTGTACGCCCCTATGGCGCGACTTTCCTGATGTTCAGCGAATACGCACGGAACGCCCTGCGCATGGCCGCGCTGATGAAAATCAATCCGATCTTTGTCTTTACTCATGATTCGATCGGCCTGGGCGAAGACGGCCCCACCCATCAGCCCGTCGAGCAGACAGCCACCCTGCGCCTGATTCCCAACATGGATGTATGGCGCCCTGCCGATGCAGTCGAATCCGCCGTGGCCTGGGCCATGGCCATCGAGCGCAATGGCGGCCCAAGCTGCCTGATCTTCAGCCGCCAGAACCTGCCCCATGTGCCGCGCGAAACCAGCACCCTGAGCAATATCCGCCGGGGTGGCTATGTCTTGCGTGAGTCATTCAAAGCGCAGCCGGATGTGGTGCTGATCGCCACCGGGTCGGAAGTCGAGCTGGCGTTGAAGGCACAAGCCGAACTTGCCAATCAGCAGATTGCGGCGCGTGTTGTGTCGATGCCCTCAACCTTCATCTTTGATCAACAAGATGCTGAATACCGCAAGGCAGTCTTACCCGTTGGCACACCTCGTGTTGCCATCGAAGCAGGCGTCACCGACTACTGGCGCAAGTATGTCGGACTGGAAGGCGGTGTGGTCGGTATCGACACCTTCGGTGAGTCAGCTCCGGCTGGCGCACTGTTCAAGCACTTTGGTCTGACAGTAGAACATGTCGTGAAAACCGCACAGACGGTCATCGGCAAATAA
- a CDS encoding BPSS1780 family membrane protein: MATFEHGTSLPAYRIVSANHGWLWLTRSFQLFKPQPGLWIVFTLIFFIIHAMVTSVPYIGALGNILSPILFSGIVAGCLAIERNEELELGYLFAGFRQRTEQLAVIGVAAVIGTLVVTLVAFAPALLVGGTQLFANVVAGDMSSMHNLGVFGGLIVIASLFIFAALMLVLNMTLWFATCLHVLRDVPPVEALKIGLEATYHNLAPLAVYAVLGALLTMLAIIPVGLGLLVMFPLMLISGYTTFQDVFATE; the protein is encoded by the coding sequence ATGGCCACTTTTGAGCATGGAACCAGCCTACCAGCCTATCGTATTGTGAGTGCCAATCATGGGTGGCTCTGGCTGACCCGTTCTTTTCAACTTTTCAAACCTCAGCCTGGGCTGTGGATTGTATTCACATTGATCTTCTTCATCATTCATGCCATGGTCACCAGCGTGCCCTATATAGGTGCGCTGGGCAATATACTCAGCCCGATCCTGTTTTCGGGCATTGTTGCGGGCTGCTTGGCCATCGAGCGCAATGAAGAGCTGGAGTTGGGTTACCTGTTTGCAGGCTTTCGCCAACGCACTGAGCAATTGGCGGTGATTGGTGTGGCAGCGGTAATTGGTACGTTGGTGGTCACCTTGGTTGCCTTTGCGCCGGCGCTGTTGGTTGGCGGGACTCAGCTGTTTGCCAATGTGGTGGCAGGCGATATGTCATCGATGCACAATCTGGGGGTATTTGGCGGGCTGATCGTCATTGCCTCCCTCTTCATCTTTGCGGCCTTGATGTTAGTGCTGAACATGACTTTATGGTTTGCGACTTGTTTGCATGTTTTGCGTGACGTGCCGCCAGTGGAGGCGCTTAAGATAGGCCTGGAGGCGACTTATCACAATCTGGCACCACTAGCGGTCTATGCCGTATTGGGTGCGTTGCTGACTATGCTTGCCATCATCCCGGTCGGTTTGGGTCTGTTGGTGATGTTCCCTTTGATGCTGATCAGTGGCTACACCACATTTCAGGATGTGTTTGCTACAGAATGA
- a CDS encoding tetratricopeptide repeat protein, with translation MISPLSQLPTAVNRLPNALTDIALQNSRQMDDPHHEQINYAQQLFLVVDNVPEMRQSMAFTLSAIGANKVEFATRVGDALAKIQKQDIDIILCDYDLEHPADGLHLIEEIKLRNLAKQSCVFMIITGERRAQNVIGAVEQAPDDYLLKPFTGDALIRRLDRAIRKKREFECVDDFILRHEYLRAIEECNRHIRNKHQYALDFMKLKGRMCLQIGDHEAARQTYKQVLLVKPLAWAKMGLGKSEFHLKHYALAEQLFNEVLEENGQVMEAYDWLSKILAAQGEFERAQHVLQNAVRISPTIVQRQKQLGSLAHRNKDYGVAEQALKQTIQLARYSFWRDPGDYADLSRVQLDKGDIKAAQQTVSEVRKDFPKDPNAVMVSYVMESLVSGKAGDKNAAHTALELAQKQFQLLGGEVPERYTLDLAEACYRAGDEAQAEQLVRGVLKNRNEDNDILNRISGLYESIGRTEKGQILIEEANADLISINNQAVTLAKAGNLEGAVQLFIQAVTDMPANVQVTLNSINALLAYVNTQGWHASYMQLAKEYLEKVRKQEPSNGKYQRLVQTYQQTLIRHADKLRGGR, from the coding sequence ATGATATCGCCATTATCACAACTGCCCACTGCCGTGAACCGCCTGCCCAATGCCCTGACCGACATCGCGCTGCAAAACTCGCGACAGATGGATGACCCACATCACGAACAGATCAATTATGCGCAGCAACTCTTTCTGGTGGTTGATAATGTGCCAGAGATGCGCCAGTCAATGGCGTTCACCTTGTCGGCAATCGGTGCCAATAAGGTCGAATTTGCCACGCGCGTGGGGGATGCCCTTGCCAAGATCCAGAAGCAGGATATCGACATCATCCTGTGCGATTACGACTTGGAACACCCGGCAGATGGTCTGCACCTGATCGAAGAGATCAAGCTGCGCAATCTGGCAAAACAGTCCTGTGTCTTCATGATTATCACCGGCGAGCGCCGGGCGCAGAATGTGATTGGCGCGGTTGAACAGGCGCCAGATGACTACCTGCTCAAGCCTTTTACCGGTGATGCGCTGATCCGCAGGCTGGATCGAGCTATCCGCAAAAAGCGTGAATTCGAGTGTGTCGATGATTTCATTCTCCGGCACGAATACCTGCGTGCGATCGAGGAATGCAACCGCCACATTCGCAACAAGCATCAATACGCCCTCGATTTCATGAAGCTGAAAGGTCGGATGTGCCTACAGATCGGCGATCACGAAGCCGCGCGGCAGACCTACAAACAGGTGCTGTTGGTCAAACCATTGGCCTGGGCCAAGATGGGGCTGGGCAAGTCGGAATTCCATCTGAAGCATTACGCCCTGGCCGAGCAGCTGTTCAACGAGGTGCTCGAAGAGAACGGCCAGGTCATGGAGGCCTACGACTGGCTATCCAAGATCCTGGCCGCACAGGGCGAATTCGAGCGCGCCCAACATGTGCTGCAAAACGCAGTGCGGATCTCTCCCACCATCGTGCAGCGTCAGAAACAGCTTGGTTCGCTGGCGCATCGCAATAAGGACTACGGCGTCGCTGAGCAGGCATTGAAGCAGACGATCCAGCTGGCGCGTTATTCGTTCTGGCGCGATCCCGGTGATTATGCGGATCTGAGTCGCGTTCAACTCGACAAAGGCGATATCAAAGCCGCTCAACAAACTGTCAGCGAGGTCCGCAAAGACTTCCCCAAAGACCCCAATGCGGTAATGGTGTCCTATGTGATGGAAAGCCTGGTGAGCGGGAAAGCTGGTGACAAGAATGCGGCACACACCGCATTGGAGCTGGCTCAGAAGCAATTCCAACTATTGGGGGGCGAAGTCCCCGAACGCTATACCTTGGATCTGGCCGAAGCTTGCTATCGCGCAGGGGACGAAGCCCAAGCCGAGCAATTGGTTCGTGGCGTCCTGAAGAACCGCAATGAAGACAACGATATTCTGAACCGTATCAGCGGGCTCTACGAGTCGATCGGGCGCACAGAAAAAGGGCAGATATTGATCGAAGAAGCCAATGCCGACCTCATCAGCATCAATAACCAAGCGGTCACTCTGGCCAAGGCGGGCAACCTGGAGGGCGCTGTCCAGCTGTTTATCCAAGCGGTCACCGACATGCCGGCAAACGTCCAGGTCACCTTGAACAGCATCAATGCGCTGCTTGCCTATGTGAACACCCAAGGCTGGCACGCCAGCTACATGCAGCTGGCCAAGGAGTACCTGGAAAAAGTCCGTAAGCAAGAGCCGTCGAATGGTAAGTACCAGCGCTTGGTGCAGACCTATCAACAAACACTGATCCGCCACGCAGACAAGCTACGTGGCGGACGCTGA
- the gap gene encoding type I glyceraldehyde-3-phosphate dehydrogenase — protein MAIRIAINGYGRIGRNVLRAIYELNKTNEFKVVAVNASGDLATNAHLTRFDTVHGRFNADVKADVDGGWLRINDANVKFFSTRNPAELPWRDLGIDVVLECTGSFTSKAKCLPHIEAGAKKVLISAPGDKDVDATIVYGVNHHLLKSDMTVVSNASCTTNCLAPLVQPLHNKLGVVKGLMTTVHAYTNDQVLTDVRHKDLRRARSATQSIIPTKTGAASAVGLVLPELNGKLDGYALRVPTINVSMVDLSFVAARSTTKDEVNAILKDASDTYLKDILGYNDLPLVSIDFNHTSEASIFDSTLTKVMDGNLVKVSSWYDNEWGFSCQMLRTVKAMMEAK, from the coding sequence ATGGCTATCCGCATCGCAATCAACGGCTACGGACGTATTGGCCGCAACGTGCTGCGCGCGATTTACGAGCTGAACAAGACCAACGAATTCAAGGTGGTAGCGGTCAACGCCTCTGGCGATCTGGCCACCAATGCCCACTTGACGCGCTTTGACACGGTACACGGGCGTTTCAACGCCGATGTGAAAGCCGATGTGGATGGCGGCTGGTTACGTATCAACGACGCCAACGTCAAATTCTTCTCAACCCGCAATCCAGCAGAACTGCCCTGGCGTGATCTGGGGATCGACGTGGTCTTGGAATGCACCGGCTCATTCACCAGCAAGGCCAAGTGCCTGCCCCATATCGAGGCCGGTGCGAAAAAGGTGCTGATTTCAGCGCCTGGTGACAAGGACGTGGATGCCACCATCGTCTATGGCGTCAATCATCACCTGCTGAAGAGCGACATGACCGTCGTTTCCAATGCCTCTTGCACCACCAACTGCTTGGCGCCGCTGGTTCAGCCGCTTCACAACAAGCTGGGCGTGGTGAAAGGCCTGATGACCACTGTGCATGCCTATACCAACGATCAGGTCTTGACTGATGTACGCCATAAAGACCTGCGCCGCGCCCGCTCCGCCACGCAATCCATCATCCCCACCAAGACCGGTGCGGCCTCTGCTGTCGGCCTGGTTTTGCCGGAGCTGAATGGCAAACTCGATGGTTATGCACTACGGGTGCCCACCATCAATGTGTCGATGGTTGACCTGAGCTTTGTTGCCGCACGCAGCACCACCAAAGACGAAGTCAATGCCATTCTGAAAGACGCATCCGACACCTATCTGAAAGACATTCTGGGCTATAACGACCTGCCACTGGTGTCGATCGACTTCAACCACACCAGCGAAGCTTCGATTTTCGATTCGACGCTGACCAAGGTGATGGATGGCAATCTGGTAAAGGTCTCGTCGTGGTATGACAACGAGTGGGGCTTCTCCTGCCAGATGCTGCGTACCGTAAAAGCAATGATGGAAGCCAAGTAA
- a CDS encoding DUF4349 domain-containing protein — protein sequence MIRLLSCSLLISLALLTACGKKEAEPMSAPAPAAEAADGLPAAGSAQLDASSKQGASAGPEATPQRYLAVHHFLTLESEADQVEKNWQTAQAKCLSLGCEILDASLQRNQQDHLPSASLSLRLPPKQVNAFFDVLKQGGEILSQQTTTEDKTDAVVDVEARLKNYIELRDRLRQMIASKDGKLADVLAVHKELADTQAEIDRITGMRKALANETEKVAININFEPIRTVAERGIWEPLRNAWRRSGYNLTNGLADVIHFITSAIPWLLVAAPIIWWWRRRRRARQQ from the coding sequence ATGATACGCCTGCTCAGTTGCAGTCTCTTGATCAGCCTCGCGCTGTTGACGGCTTGCGGCAAAAAGGAAGCCGAACCCATGTCGGCCCCTGCCCCGGCAGCGGAAGCAGCAGATGGCCTGCCCGCAGCAGGCAGCGCCCAGCTCGACGCCTCTTCCAAGCAAGGGGCGTCCGCAGGCCCAGAGGCAACACCCCAGCGCTATCTAGCGGTTCATCATTTCCTGACGTTGGAAAGTGAGGCGGATCAAGTTGAGAAAAACTGGCAAACCGCACAAGCAAAGTGCCTGTCATTGGGGTGCGAGATTCTCGACGCCAGCCTGCAGCGAAATCAGCAGGATCACCTGCCCAGCGCATCGCTCTCATTGCGCTTGCCGCCCAAGCAGGTGAACGCATTCTTTGACGTGCTGAAACAAGGTGGCGAGATTCTCTCCCAGCAGACCACAACAGAGGACAAAACCGATGCAGTGGTCGATGTTGAAGCCCGCCTGAAGAACTACATCGAGCTTCGCGACCGACTGCGGCAGATGATCGCCAGCAAGGACGGCAAGCTGGCTGATGTATTGGCGGTGCACAAAGAGCTGGCCGATACCCAAGCCGAGATCGATCGCATTACCGGCATGCGGAAAGCGCTGGCCAACGAAACTGAAAAAGTGGCCATCAACATTAATTTTGAGCCGATCCGCACCGTTGCAGAGCGGGGCATCTGGGAGCCGCTACGCAACGCGTGGCGCCGCTCGGGTTACAATTTGACCAATGGCTTGGCCGATGTGATCCATTTCATCACATCAGCCATCCCCTGGTTACTGGTGGCTGCCCCCATCATCTGGTGGTGGCGCCGCAGACGTCGTGCACGTCAACAATAG
- a CDS encoding ACT domain-containing protein encodes MLTLRRLNDTFAIHRWPVDSAIPAAAFSASWFSITRTDEELSLVIPSYITLPSTHRSDGWQALAVVGPLDFSLTGILAGLSGTLAQAGISIFAISTFDTDILLIKAEHMEAAMNSLQQAGYRIESAPTPTALT; translated from the coding sequence ATGCTCACCTTAAGACGCCTGAACGACACATTTGCCATACACCGCTGGCCTGTTGATAGCGCCATTCCAGCCGCAGCCTTTTCTGCCTCCTGGTTTTCGATCACCCGTACTGACGAGGAGTTGTCCCTGGTGATCCCAAGCTACATCACCCTGCCCTCGACCCATCGATCAGACGGTTGGCAGGCATTGGCCGTAGTCGGCCCGCTGGATTTTTCACTGACCGGCATTCTGGCTGGGCTATCCGGCACCTTGGCCCAGGCGGGTATTTCCATTTTCGCCATCTCGACATTTGACACCGATATCCTGCTCATCAAGGCCGAGCACATGGAGGCCGCGATGAATTCGCTACAACAAGCGGGTTATCGCATAGAATCAGCCCCTACCCCCACGGCTTTGACTTGA